A window of the Falco rusticolus isolate bFalRus1 chromosome 1, bFalRus1.pri, whole genome shotgun sequence genome harbors these coding sequences:
- the THOC5 gene encoding THO complex subunit 5 homolog, giving the protein MSSDSSKKRKPKVIRTDGGPQEGKRGKGDADQDVRYYSEECEVDLRDPIKDYELYRETCQELQRLMAEIQELKSRGIKDNASEIDERRIQSCVHFMTLKKLNRLAHIRLKKGRDQTHEAKQKVDAYHLQLQNLLYEVMHLQKEITKCLEFKSKHEEIELVSLEEFYKEAPPEISRPAITLSEPHQQTLARLDWELEQRKRLAEKYKECLTSKEKILKEIEVKKEYLSSLQPRLNSIMQASLPVQEYLFMPFDQAHKQYETARHLPPPLYVLFVQASAYGQACDKKLVVAIEGSVEEAKALYKPPEDSQDDESDSDAEEEQTTKRRRPTLGVQLDDKRKEMLKRHPLSVTVDIKCKDENVLHLTFYYLMNLNVMTVKAKVTTAVEMTTAISAGDLLSPDSLLNCLYPGDHGRKTPNPANQFQFDKVGILTLSDYVTELGHPYVWVQKLGGLHFPKDQPQHTVTADNSLSASHMELTVKLLRTRLQSRLALHKQFASLEHGVVPVSSECQHLFPTKIVSRLVKWAAIPFEDYAELPYTKDVIEAGLAEDTHLYYMALIERGTAKLQAAVVLNPGYSTLSPIFSLCLNWKGERTSSNDDNIRAMESEVNVNYKELWGPKPGYQLLTNQLQRLCMVLDVYLETEPHDTSVEGPKEFPQEKMCLRLVRGPMRLKPFKFNYPQGFFSHR; this is encoded by the exons ATGTCGTCGGACTCCAGCAAGAAGAGGAAACCCAAAGTGATCCGCACGGATGGGGGCCCACAGGAGGGCAAGCGGGGCAAGGGTGATGCTGACCAG gaTGTTAGGTACTACAGTGAGGAGTGCGAGGTGGATCTCCGTGACCCTATCAAAGACTACGAACTTTACAGAGAGACTTGCCAGGAGCTTCAGAGACTGATGGCAGAAATCCAGGAGCTGAAGAGCAGGGGCATCAAGGACAAT GCTTCAGAGATAGATGAGCGGCGGATTCAGAGCTGTGTCCACTTCATGACCCTGAAGAAGCTCAACCGGTTGGCTCATATTCGGCTGAAGAAAGGGAGAGATCAAACCCATGAG GCAAAGCAGAAGGTTGATGCATATCACCTGCAGCTCCAGAACTTGCTGTATGAGGTGATGCACCTGCAGAAAGAGATCACCAAATGCCTGGAGTTCAA GTCAAAACATGAAGAGATCGAACTGGTGAGCCTGGAAGAGTTTTACAAAGAGGCTCCCCCTGAAATCAGCCGGCCTGCCATCACCCTGTCTGAGCCTCACCAGCAGACCCTGGCCCGCCTGGactgggagctggagcagcgCAAGAG GCTGGCAGAGAAGTACAAGGAATGCTTGACCAGCAAGGAGAAGATCCTGAAAGAGATCGAGGTGAAGAAGGAGTACCTGAGCAGCCTCCAGCCTCGACTTAACAGCATCATGCAG GCCTCCCTGCCTGTCCAGGAGTATCTCTTCATGCCCTTTGACCAGGCGCACAAACAGTACGAGACAGCCCGACACCTCCCGCCGCCTCTCTATGTTCTCTTTGTTCAAGCCAGCGCCTACGGTCAGGCCTGTG ATAAGAAGCTTGTGGTGGCCATTGAAGGGAGCGTAGAGGAAGCCAAAGCTCTGTACAAGCCGCCTGAGGACTCGCAGG ATGATGAAAGCGATTCTGACGCAGAGGAGGAGCAGACCACG AAACGGCGCAGGCCCACCCTGGGTGTGCAGCTGGATGACAAGCGCAAGGAGATGCTTAAGCGGCACCCTTTGTCCGTCACTGTTGACATAAAGTGCAAGG ATGAGAATGTGCTTCACCTGACCTTTTACTACCTGATGAACCTCAATGTCATGACAGTGAAAGCCAAGGTGACCACCGCTGTTGAGATGACAACTGCCATCAGTGCTGG TGACCTCCTCTCACCAGACTCCCTCCTCAACTGCCTCTATCCAGGAGACCACGGGAGGAAAACGCCTAATCCAGCCAACCAGTTCCAGTTTGATAAAGTGGG CATCCTGACGTTGAGTGACTATGTGACAGAGCTGGGGCACCCCTACGTGTGGGTGCAGAAGCTGGGTGGCCTGCATTTCCCCAAGGATCAACCTCAG cacacagTCACTGCAGACAACTCGCTGAGCGCCAGCCACATGGAGCTGACAGTGAAACTGCTGCGGACGAGGCTGCAGTCCCGCCTGGCTCTCCACAAGCAGTTTGCATCGCTCG AGCACGGTGTCGTGCCAGTCTCCAGCGAGTGCCAGCATCTCTTCCCTACCAAGATCGTCTCGCGCCTGGTGAAGTGGGCTGCCATTCCCTTTGAAGATTATGCG GAACTGCCCTACACTAAAGATGTGATAGAGGCGGGCTTGGCTGAAGACACTCACCTCTACTACATGGCCCTGATAGAAAGGGGAACAG CCAAGCTCCAGGCAGCTGTGGTCCTGAACCCTGGTTACTCCACGCTGTCACCCATCTTCAGCCTGTGCCTGAACTGGAAAGGAGAGCGAACCAGCAGCAATGATGACAACATTCGG GCTATGGAGAGCGAGGTCAACGTGAACTACAAGGAGCTGTGGGGGCCCAAACCAGGCTACCAGCTCCTCACCAACCAGCTGCAGCGCCTGTGCATGGTGCTGGATGTCTACCTGGAGACGGAGCCCCACGACACTAGCGTGGAGGGGCCTAAGGAGTTTCCCCAGGAGAAGATGTGTCTGCGCTTGGTCAG gGGACCCATGCGCCTGAAGCCATTCAAGTTCAACTACCCTCAGGGCTTCTTCAGCCATCGCTGA